A part of Pirellulaceae bacterium genomic DNA contains:
- a CDS encoding UbiX family flavin prenyltransferase — MAKAFEKQRDLTPSHDLPVVLGITGASGAIYAARTLQWLLQEGLTVHLVVSRDGLTVVRHELGYHGEMRLEDIPAFFEAAGRILRLDTRSVAPVQGLEAAIDCGKLHIHQPDDYFVPIASGSYRTRAMVVCPCSGSTLAAIAHSLGRNLVHRAAEVHLKERRKLIVVPRETPLSTMQIENMQRVAAAGAVVLPASPGWYHGVSSLSDLVDFVAARILDQLDVSHQRSSRWQAIDES, encoded by the coding sequence ATGGCAAAAGCTTTTGAAAAACAACGCGATTTGACTCCCAGCCACGACTTGCCGGTGGTGCTTGGCATTACCGGAGCTTCAGGTGCCATCTATGCAGCCCGAACGCTCCAGTGGTTGCTGCAGGAGGGGTTAACTGTGCACTTAGTAGTCAGTCGCGATGGATTGACGGTCGTGCGCCACGAGCTCGGATATCATGGGGAAATGCGGCTGGAAGACATACCTGCTTTCTTCGAGGCCGCCGGGCGTATATTACGTTTAGACACCCGTTCCGTAGCACCTGTGCAGGGTCTTGAAGCTGCCATCGACTGCGGCAAGCTGCACATTCACCAGCCAGACGACTATTTCGTACCGATCGCCAGCGGTTCGTATCGTACACGAGCAATGGTTGTCTGTCCGTGCTCGGGAAGTACCCTGGCAGCCATCGCACATTCGCTGGGCCGCAATTTGGTGCATCGAGCTGCGGAGGTGCATTTGAAGGAGCGTCGCAAGTTGATTGTTGTACCGCGTGAGACGCCGCTGAGCACAATGCAGATCGAAAACATGCAGCGGGTGGCCGCTGCCGGTGCGGTCGTCTTGCCCGCCAGCCCTGGTTGGTACCACGGAGTCTCCAGCTTAAGCGATCTGGTGGACTTTGTTGCAGCCAGGATTTTGGACCAACTTGACGTTTCGCACCAGCGCTCCAGCCGCTGGCAAGCGATCGACGAGTCATGA
- a CDS encoding NUDIX domain-containing protein, producing MGQPARFGKPRRGAVAIIVEDGRFLVIRRSLQVRAPDLVCFAGGTIEAHETPHQAIERELLEELSLVGTATDHVWRSVTSWGTELEWVIVQRHPDSEPIANPSEVAEWMWLDPVSLLKHPKLLPSVPAFFKAWAKNEFVLPDRAGVPNSHWINDD from the coding sequence ATGGGGCAGCCAGCCAGATTTGGCAAGCCGCGTCGCGGTGCGGTAGCGATCATTGTCGAAGACGGCAGGTTCCTGGTCATCCGTCGCAGCTTGCAGGTGCGCGCGCCGGATCTGGTTTGTTTCGCCGGAGGCACCATCGAAGCCCACGAAACGCCGCACCAGGCAATTGAGCGGGAATTGTTGGAAGAACTGAGTCTGGTAGGCACCGCCACAGACCACGTCTGGCGGAGTGTTACCTCTTGGGGAACCGAATTGGAGTGGGTGATCGTCCAGCGACATCCGGACTCAGAACCGATTGCCAACCCCAGCGAAGTGGCCGAATGGATGTGGCTGGACCCGGTTAGTCTCTTAAAACACCCCAAACTGCTGCCCAGCGTCCCCGCCTTCTTTAAAGCATGGGCTAAGAACGAGTTCGTTCTACCTGATCGGGCCGGCGTGCCCAATTCGCATTGGATCAATGACGATTGA
- a CDS encoding PQQ-like beta-propeller repeat protein, producing MVLSIIGGSKAGWCDDWPQWMGQNRDGIWHEGGIIERIPDQGLPVLWRTRIGGGYSGPAVADGRVFVTDYLAESQELKNNPSARDSRSGKERVLCLNFATGELLWKFEYPRQYNISYAAGPRATPTVDGQRVYVLGAEGDLYCLNVDTGDVLWRKNLPQEFACQCPLWGYSAHPLIHGDLLYTLAGGKGTLVVALNKHTGQKVWGALSSEEIGYCPPSIAEFGGRQQLMIWYPQAICGLDLQSGQELWNYPLAPQYAMSICAPRVQGNLLFASGIGDTAALVEFDGHGQPARTVWTGKVKQAIYAANATPLWIGDTVYGSDCQTGNFVAVDMANGQRLWETLELTAGGQRRASHGTAFLVQNGSQSFLFTETGHLVMARLSRSGYEELGRMKVLEPTGECFGRSVVWSHPAFANRCLVARNDSEIVCVSLAANVAK from the coding sequence ATGGTCCTATCGATCATAGGCGGCTCGAAAGCCGGCTGGTGCGATGATTGGCCACAGTGGATGGGCCAGAATCGCGACGGAATTTGGCACGAGGGCGGCATCATCGAGCGAATTCCAGACCAGGGGCTGCCGGTCTTGTGGAGAACTAGGATCGGCGGAGGTTACTCAGGCCCGGCGGTAGCCGACGGTCGAGTGTTTGTGACCGATTATCTGGCCGAATCGCAAGAGCTGAAAAACAATCCCAGCGCTCGTGACAGTCGTAGCGGCAAAGAGCGCGTGCTGTGCCTGAACTTTGCTACGGGTGAGCTTTTGTGGAAATTTGAATACCCCAGACAATATAACATCTCGTATGCTGCAGGGCCTCGAGCAACACCGACCGTTGATGGGCAGCGAGTGTATGTGCTGGGAGCAGAAGGCGATCTGTATTGCTTGAATGTCGATACCGGTGATGTCTTGTGGCGCAAGAACTTGCCTCAAGAATTTGCTTGCCAGTGCCCGCTGTGGGGCTATTCGGCACATCCATTGATTCATGGTGATTTGCTGTACACGCTGGCCGGAGGTAAAGGCACCTTGGTCGTGGCGCTCAACAAGCACACCGGCCAGAAGGTTTGGGGAGCTCTGAGTTCCGAAGAGATTGGATATTGCCCACCGTCGATTGCCGAATTTGGCGGTCGTCAGCAGTTGATGATTTGGTACCCGCAGGCCATTTGCGGGTTGGATTTGCAGAGTGGCCAAGAGCTGTGGAATTATCCGCTGGCTCCACAATATGCCATGTCAATCTGCGCTCCACGGGTCCAGGGAAATCTGTTGTTTGCCAGCGGGATTGGCGATACAGCGGCATTGGTTGAATTTGATGGGCACGGCCAACCGGCCAGGACTGTTTGGACCGGAAAGGTCAAGCAAGCTATTTATGCGGCAAATGCCACGCCCTTGTGGATAGGCGATACCGTGTACGGATCAGATTGTCAGACCGGCAATTTTGTAGCGGTTGATATGGCCAATGGGCAACGATTGTGGGAGACATTGGAACTGACAGCAGGTGGCCAGCGGCGCGCATCACATGGTACGGCTTTCCTGGTACAGAACGGATCGCAATCATTCCTGTTCACTGAGACTGGTCATCTGGTCATGGCGCGACTGTCTCGGTCTGGGTACGAAGAGCTGGGACGTATGAAAGTCCTGGAGCCTACCGGGGAATGCTTCGGACGATCAGTTGTTTGGAGCCATCCGGCCTTTGCCAACCGCTGCCTAGTGGCCCGCAATGACAGCGAGATCGTGTGTGTGAGTCTAGCGGCCAATGTTGCCAAGTAA
- a CDS encoding peptidylprolyl isomerase, with protein MSCLLVGLIGKTAIAQPAHSSDEPTFIEVKAKTAAFQASIDNFRKHIKRLFDSELRFHASDLPSEQQLLREQWSFLREEGFVHHQSLLQAALDEFQQAPAESVDIGSMLYEALKRGAGRDDYEGLLPIARGLYHARYPADDLLRLLVLCSLADNQYQLAREPLQQLIDSQQASPEVLKLFADVDVLEKQWTREQEILRQDSVGDPLPQAHLETTKGKVVIELFENQAPQAVANFVSLAEQGFYNFSDFFLVVDNGVAQAGCPKSDGTGGPGYFIPAERDAAVARGLFRGYVGLARLPDLPDSGGSQFFISFLPNASLNVQATVFGRVISGMHNVARLNRVDPKAKSDKKTQERPPAEADEIISVTVLNKRLHDYRPTRLPQPGLPQPGRGAAQSPSEPVGTGEPGQ; from the coding sequence ATGTCGTGCCTACTAGTCGGCTTAATCGGCAAAACTGCGATCGCTCAGCCAGCGCACTCTAGCGACGAGCCCACGTTCATTGAAGTTAAGGCCAAAACTGCGGCCTTTCAGGCAAGCATCGACAACTTTCGAAAGCACATCAAAAGGCTGTTTGATTCGGAGCTCCGATTTCACGCTAGCGATCTACCCTCCGAACAGCAGTTGCTACGTGAACAATGGAGCTTTTTGCGAGAGGAAGGTTTTGTTCATCATCAATCGCTGTTGCAGGCGGCATTGGATGAATTCCAGCAGGCTCCGGCCGAGAGCGTTGACATTGGCAGCATGCTGTACGAGGCGCTCAAGCGAGGTGCGGGGCGCGATGATTACGAAGGCTTACTGCCCATCGCCCGGGGACTTTACCATGCAAGATATCCCGCTGACGATCTGTTGCGTCTATTAGTGTTGTGCAGTTTAGCCGACAACCAGTATCAACTGGCGCGTGAGCCGCTCCAGCAGCTTATTGATAGTCAGCAAGCCAGCCCCGAGGTGCTCAAGCTTTTTGCCGATGTGGATGTGCTTGAAAAACAGTGGACAAGGGAACAAGAGATTCTGCGCCAGGATTCGGTCGGGGATCCATTGCCGCAGGCGCATTTGGAGACCACCAAGGGAAAGGTTGTGATCGAACTGTTTGAGAATCAGGCTCCACAAGCAGTCGCCAATTTTGTGTCGCTGGCCGAGCAGGGCTTTTACAATTTCAGCGATTTCTTTCTGGTCGTCGATAATGGAGTTGCTCAAGCAGGCTGTCCTAAATCGGACGGTACCGGTGGCCCAGGTTACTTTATCCCGGCCGAGCGCGACGCCGCAGTCGCCCGCGGGCTATTTCGTGGCTACGTTGGGCTGGCTCGACTACCCGACCTGCCCGATAGTGGCGGTTCGCAGTTCTTCATCAGCTTCCTGCCCAACGCATCCCTTAATGTTCAAGCGACCGTCTTTGGCCGAGTGATTTCCGGTATGCACAATGTCGCCAGACTGAATCGAGTTGATCCCAAAGCTAAATCCGACAAAAAAACGCAGGAGCGACCACCGGCCGAAGCCGATGAGATTATTTCTGTAACCGTCCTAAACAAGCGTCTACATGACTATCGGCCAACACGACTGCCACAACCTGGGCTGCCACAACCTGGACGCGGTGCAGCGCAATCGCCTTCAGAGCCAGTAGGTACTGGCGAGCCTGGCCAGTGA
- a CDS encoding HRDC domain-containing protein, with product MVHYELIDRDEQLPAVLQTLQSADLLGLDTEFIAEDSFKPDLCLLQIATRKRIFLIDAIRLSSLDELWRCIVDPSRVIVVHAGREEILFAYRATNQTFRQLFDVQLAMGMLGGEYPAAYGKLLQRLLGENATKGETRTDWRRRPLSTAQLEYAALDVLHLPQLYDLLTGQLQAVNRTQWLSKELEVRQAGLVEYERAEGWTRFPGVQKLTGRQMAIARCIWQWREERAKHKNMPARRVLRDDLIIELARRGSADQRRIAHIRGLHHSGFQRFLPEIAQCIEDGLSGPVPDTPWSSENGLPRPPVLLQQFLTAAMSYLCRTHGISPAIVGTSDDVSRLAAYWLKGQQLPPDDPRFPNLLRGWRAEMVGNPLYEIYCGKRSLYVHKPGDEMPLALCDV from the coding sequence GTGGTGCATTACGAGCTGATTGACCGTGACGAACAATTGCCTGCGGTATTACAAACGCTGCAGTCGGCCGACCTGCTGGGGCTGGATACTGAATTCATTGCCGAAGACAGCTTCAAACCCGACTTGTGCCTGCTGCAAATCGCGACTCGTAAGCGGATTTTCTTGATCGATGCGATTCGCCTGAGTTCGCTGGACGAGCTATGGCGGTGCATCGTGGACCCCAGTCGAGTCATTGTCGTTCACGCTGGTCGCGAAGAGATTCTGTTCGCCTATCGGGCCACCAATCAAACATTCCGCCAGTTGTTTGACGTGCAACTAGCGATGGGCATGTTAGGCGGAGAATACCCAGCCGCTTACGGGAAACTGCTCCAGAGGCTGCTTGGTGAAAATGCAACCAAAGGTGAAACTCGCACCGATTGGCGCCGCCGACCGCTGTCGACCGCGCAACTGGAATACGCCGCACTGGACGTGTTGCATTTGCCTCAATTATATGACTTGCTGACCGGCCAGTTGCAGGCTGTCAACCGGACCCAGTGGTTGAGCAAGGAGCTGGAAGTTCGTCAGGCTGGGTTGGTCGAGTATGAACGTGCCGAGGGTTGGACTCGTTTCCCAGGGGTGCAGAAGCTCACAGGTCGCCAAATGGCCATCGCTCGTTGTATTTGGCAATGGCGCGAGGAACGTGCCAAACATAAGAACATGCCTGCCCGACGAGTGCTCCGCGACGACTTAATTATCGAGCTGGCCCGTCGTGGCTCAGCAGACCAACGGCGCATTGCACACATTCGCGGCCTTCATCACAGCGGATTTCAGCGCTTCCTTCCGGAGATTGCCCAGTGCATCGAAGACGGTTTATCCGGTCCCGTTCCCGACACCCCCTGGTCAAGCGAAAATGGATTGCCGCGGCCGCCAGTACTCCTGCAACAGTTCTTGACAGCGGCCATGAGCTATCTGTGTCGAACTCATGGCATCTCTCCTGCGATCGTCGGCACGAGCGACGATGTCAGCCGATTGGCAGCTTATTGGCTGAAAGGCCAACAGTTGCCGCCGGACGATCCTCGCTTTCCGAATCTGCTTCGGGGCTGGCGAGCTGAAATGGTTGGCAATCCGCTTTATGAGATTTACTGCGGCAAACGATCACTGTACGTTCACAAGCCTGGCGACGAAATGCCATTGGCATTGTGCGACGTGTGA